The following coding sequences are from one Bifidobacterium sp. window:
- a CDS encoding SDR family oxidoreductase translates to MAHVTIIGGHGKVALLASPLFRAEGDSLTSIIRNPEQITEVELGGADAVVLDIEHASTDELAKVFSGSDAIVWSAGAGGGDSSRTYAVDRDAAKRSIDAAAITGIKRFITVSYYDADHPEVFGPESSMYAYAQSKAAADQYLRNSTLDWTILGPTALTLETPSGRITIDKARKTSTIPSTSRGNVAAVIVATVHAPNTIGTTLNFYDGDTDIRSALQTVQPQKVL, encoded by the coding sequence TTATTGGGGGTCACGGGAAAGTCGCGTTGTTGGCGAGCCCACTGTTCAGAGCGGAAGGCGATTCACTCACCTCTATCATCCGTAACCCTGAGCAGATAACAGAAGTTGAGTTAGGCGGAGCAGACGCCGTGGTACTCGACATAGAACATGCGTCAACTGACGAGCTCGCCAAGGTGTTCTCTGGAAGCGACGCCATAGTGTGGTCTGCAGGTGCCGGCGGGGGTGACAGCTCAAGGACCTATGCTGTCGATCGCGATGCTGCAAAACGCAGTATCGATGCTGCGGCAATTACCGGCATCAAGCGCTTCATTACTGTCTCTTACTACGATGCCGACCACCCAGAAGTATTTGGACCAGAAAGTTCTATGTACGCGTATGCGCAGTCGAAAGCTGCAGCGGATCAGTATTTGCGAAACTCCACATTAGATTGGACAATTCTCGGTCCAACCGCACTGACATTGGAAACGCCCAGCGGCCGCATCACTATAGATAAGGCGAGGAAAACTTCAACCATACCTTCGACTTCACGCGGCAACGTGGCGGCTGTAATCGTTGCTACGGTGCATGCTCCGAATACCATCGGTACTACGCTCAATTTCTATGACGGCGATACCGATATTCGTAGTGCACTACAGACAGTACAACCTCAGAAAGTCCTCTGA